Within the Amaranthus tricolor cultivar Red isolate AtriRed21 chromosome 15, ASM2621246v1, whole genome shotgun sequence genome, the region TCATGGGCAAGGAAAAGATTCACATCAGTTTGGTGGTTATTGGCCATGTCGACTCTGGCAAGTCTACCACTACTGGTCATTTGATCTACAAGCTTGGAGGTATTGACAAGCGCGTGATTGAAAGATTCGAGAAGGAAGCTGCTGAGATGAATAAGAGATCCTTCAAATATGCCTGGGTGCTTGACAAGCTGAAAGCAGAGCGTGAGCGTGGTATTACCATTGACATTGCTTTATGGAAGTTTGAGACTAACAAGTACTACTGCACTGTCATTGACGCTCCTGGACATCGTGACTTCATCAAGAACATGATTACTGGAACTTCCCAAGCTGACTGTGCTATACTTATCATTGACTCCACCACTGGAGGTTTTGAGGCGGGTATTTCCAAGGATGGTCAAACCCGTGAGCATGCACTTCTTGCTTTCACCCTTGGTGTGAGGCAAATGATTTGCTGCTGCAACAAGGTATGATGAAATAATCGTGTCCTTTGGTTTGTCTTAATACAAGTCCGTAGTTTTTTACTTCTGTTCACTGACTCCTTGTTTGCTAGAACAGATGGATGCCACAACCCCCAAATATTCGAAAGCTAGGTATGATGAAATTGTGAAAGAGGTCTCTTCGTACCTCAAGAAGGTTGGTTACAACCCAGACAAAATCCCATTCGTACCCATTTCCGGGTTTGAGGGTGACAATATGATAGAGAGGTCTACCAACGTTGACTGGTACAAGGGACCAACACTTCTTGAGGCCCTTGACTTGATCAACGAGCCAAAGAGGCCATCAGACAAGCCCCTCCGTCTTCCTCTCCAGGATGTCTACAAGATTGGAGGTATTGGAACTGTGCCTGTGGGACGTGTCGAGACTGGTATCCTAAAGCCTGGTATGGTTGTTACCTTCGGTCCTACTGGCCTGACCACTGAAGTTAAGTCAGTTGAGATGCACCATGAGTCTCTTCCAGAGGCTCTTCCTGGTGACAATGTGGGTTTTAATGTGAAGAATGTTGCTGTCAAGGATCTCAAGCGTGGCTACGTGGCTTCAGACTCTAAGAACGACCCTGCTAAGGAAGCAGCAAATTTCACTGCACAGGTCATTATTATGAACCATCCTGGACAGATTGGAAATGGTTATGCCCCTGTGCTGGACTGCCACACCTCTCACATTGCTGTTAAGTTTTCTGAGCTAATGACCAAGATTGATAGACGTTCAGGTAAGGAGCTCGAGAAAGAGCCTAAGTTTTTGAAGAATGGGGATGCTGGTATGGTGAAGATGATTCCCACCAAGCCCATGGTAGTGGAAACTTTTGCCGAGTACTCACCGCTTGGTCGCTTTGCCGTTAGAGACATGAGGCAGACTGTTGCCGTGGGTGTCATCAAGAATGTCGAGAAGAAAGAACCCACTGGTGCTAAGGTCACCAAAGCTGCTCAGAAGAAGAAATGACCCGTTTTTGTATTGTTCGCAGTACATGAGCATTCCAAAGCTGATTATTATAAAGATTACGCGATGTATGTTATTAGTATCTCTGTTGTACGCTTACGTCTTCATTTGGTGTATTTTAGTCTAGCCTTGTCCCCGACGTCCAGTGCACATTCACAGAATTGGGTGCTTGATCGTCGGTGGTAAGGTTTTGAACTTGTTTGtgtattttattcataaataTACCGAGTATACAGTATGTATACTCTATACTACAAGTACAttagtactatatataataatatatgatgTATAATAGAAGTGTTGTGAAGAGTTTTCTATTGTTGTAGACTTTTGgtcaccatatatatatatatatatatatatatatatatatatatgagaaaattataataaactacctattctatacccctctttgcaaaaaactaccttatctaaaattttttgtaattatataatacatttctttgtaAAAGACTACCTTATGACGCTTTTTAGGGTTTGACCGTTAAAAGTAACcattgactatcacgtgatagtcacgtgaTCTGAATGGATTCCATACCCTGTATTCAATCAGCTCAAATGTCCACCATTTTCGCATAAACCTCAAATGTCTTATTCTGTTTCGGATACTGCTTCTTAAATACTTGAACCGTAACTCCTAGCTcctacatctacatatatatacctACTCTTAAAACTAATATCCACCATTGATGGCAAATACTTAATATTCTGTATATTCTTTTTCAATGTAATCCAAGGTTTCAGTGGTTCCTTCTTAATCAATTCCTCGGCTTTCTAAACAATCTCTTGCTTATACCCCGGAACAATAGAACACTCCTTACTCCAGTATAAAGAACCATGATTGCAAGTAAaatcttctttcttcatcacaATCTCTCGTGATGCAACACTTTCACCACCATTTTCACCATCAACAAAACCTTAAATTTCACGAGATTTAATAAATATGCAACAATTGAATAAAGCAATAAAGGAATGTAAACTTTAAGTTTCATTTGTTCTTGTATGGACTACTACATACCCTTCGGGCTTCAAAGTCCTTCCAATTTCTTCAGAAACTTCCGAATATTTGTTCAATTTGTCTATTCTTCCATCACTGCCGTAGAAAATGAAATCAAAGGTCACGTGATTCAAAGCAGATCTTGGAGAGAGAAAACCTTCGGTAATCAGATCTTGGAAAATCGAAGAGTAAAATTGGAGAGAGAAGAAGGGGAAGCAACTGATTCAAAGCAGcgtgaaatgaagaagaaggcgTGTTTTACAAGGtcacgtgactatcacgtgatagttaatggttaattttaacggtcaaaccttaaaaaccgtcataaggtagtcttttgcaaagaaatgtattatataagatagttttttgcaaaaaattttaaataaggtagttttttacaaagaGGAGTATAGAATagatagtttattataattttctctctcgatatatatatatatatataattatacgcTATGATATTTCTATTTCTTGCTATGTTTACTCTTATGTGGGCTAAAATAAAGCAAAATATTGCCATGTCACCGAATTGCAATTCTACTTGTACAAAATTTTGCATTTTTCAATGCTAATTTAGCATGGGTGATCCTATTATTAGACATACTTGTATTAAGAGCAAatatttaaagtaaaaaataaaagtaaaactaTACATTAAAAATAACTAGTGGTGATTTTAAAAGTGAATAAAAgacagaaaatataataatacgaggaagatgaagaaaaaagtATGATGATCATCTCATATTTTGAGGAGGAGGAAAATATTTTccctttaatatttatttaatatttacccTTATAATGAAGAAACTAGagcttttatttcttctttttcatcCCTTTAcacttatttcttattattaccAACAATAATATTCTTGTATTCTTTTAGTTTTCTACTTTAATAAGTACAACATTATTACAATAAGAATTCAGATTGTAAAATAAAACAagaaatttatttcaaatatattacaTGAATTTGAAAACGAAAAAACATAACTAAGCGTAACTAAATTCAAACTAAAAACTACAGTgaaattaactaaaatttaaatttattatttaaatttttcaaaacacTAAATTTGTACCAAACTTAAATTTTCATACAacgtaaaaaaaaagaattcagaTTGTAAAATAAAAAGTCCTAGCAACTCTTTGTTGTTTATTGGAATTGCAAACGGATTTGAAATATGACAAATACTTAGCTTTTCTTATTTATGCTTGCTTTGAAGCTTAAACTATACGCAGTTCCATTTGTATTTGTTTTAGACATTTCAATACATGAAACTATATTTGAACTTATTTCATGATCCAACACttaaatataccaaaaagtaaaTATACCTGGATCCACCCTTAAATGTGGGAGGTGTGGCAGTCGAGGACTGGAGCATAACCGTTTCCGATCTGTCTAGGGTGGTTCATGATGATGACCTGAGCAGTGAAGTTAGCAGCTTCCTTGGCAGGGTCGTTCTTGGAGTCGGAAGCAACGTAACCACGCTTGAGATCCTTCACAACAACGTTCTTCACGTTGAAACCAACATTGTCACCAGGGAGAGCCTCTGGGAGACTCGTGGCGCATCTCAACGGACTTAACTTCAGTGGTCTCGTGGTGCATCTCAACGGACTTAACTTCAGTGGTCAGACCAGTAGGACGGAAGGTGACAACCATACCAGGCTTCAAGACACCAGTCTCAACACGTCCCACAGGCACAGTTCCAATACCTCCAATCTTGTACACATCCTGAAGTGGGAGACGGAGGGGCTTGTCTGATGACCTCTTTGGCTCGTTGATCATGTCAAGAGCCTCAAGGAGAGTTGGTCCCTTGTACCAGTCAAGGTTGGTGGACCTCTCAATCATGTTGTCACCCTCAAACCCAGAGATGGGAACAAATGGGATTTTGTCAGGGTTGTAACCGACCTTCTTGAGGTATGAAGAGACTTCCTTGACGATTTCATCGTACCTAGCCTTGGAGTACTTGGGTGTGGTGGCATCCATCTGATACAAGGAACAAAATGTGTCAGAACTATACAAGCATTAAGAGAAGCTTTCTCAGCAACTTGAGAAATTGCAAGTGCATCTAATGAAAGGACTTGTTAAATTATACCTTGTTACAGCAGCAAATCATTTGCTTCACTCCAAGAGTGAAAGCAAGCAAGGCGTGCTCACGGGTCTGACCATCCTTGGAGATACCAGCCTCAAAACCTCCAGTTGTGGAGTCAATAATGAGGATAGCACAGTCAGCCTGAGAGGTACCAGTAATCATGTTCTTGATAAAGTCACGGTGACCAGGGGCATCAATAACTGTGCAGTAGTACTTGTTGGTCTCAAACTTCCACAAGGCAATATCAATGGTAATACCACGCTCGCGCTCAGCCTTGAGCTTGTCAAGCACCCAGGCGTACTTGAAGGACCTCTTGTTCATCTCAGCAGCTTCCTTCTCAAATCTCTCGATCACacacaaaattatatatttagaaCTTCGTCACAGTTTTCATGGCCTTACACTACTGTGGTGCATCAGCTTTACCCAACATACAtgatttcaaatgaaatcactcaaaaaacaaaatatggACGGAAAAACAGGCAAATAACAATCCAAAGTGAAAAGCAGTTTTGATTGCTAGTTTTGactaaaaccttaaaatcaatATGAAGATTTACGACCATTTCACAAGATAGAGATATTTGAATGTCAAATATTGCTTTTTGTCTATTTCAATTATAATGGTGGGCCATAAATGCTTTGAAGGTCTGTAAAATCACATCTGATAAATCATCTATACTGTGATTAATTCTCAATCAtacaaaaaaaactattaatagaatatgaagaacaaaacgcataagaatttaaaaatcaCACTAAATCTAGATCTCATAGCATCAAAACAATCAACATGAGTTTTTTCATCTGAATAGAATATAGTATGATTATGTCTGAATGTCCTTTATTTGTATttgaaaacgatgctatattagagttcgaacaatgtgtttcaaactccaatattgcccagatcgaatgtatgaggtttagtgacaaacaaattacgctatcaatgatatcaatgtttgtaggagaaagtaaagcaataaaacgacacaaagatttaacgagattcacccaactaaggctacgtcctccggtgtgtagtatatcatatattatcaaaggagttcaaagaactctcaaatatggagaattagaatagagaagagatataggctagtgtttggcttggggtgtattttgtggatgtgaATGTttacaatgtgaatgagagctttctatttataggagagatctcactaagtaacattaagtacattaaaactatgaataagtgataatgaaacatctccaagaacttgaagagtcaaaaacagcatcttagtagcatcagagacatcgctcgaccaaagcagaggctcgctcggtcgagcagcctGATCGAGCGGACTACAGaaagtttctggttgcattctgtctgctcgctcgacccattctgaagctcactcggtcgagcgagctggtagagcatcttgaattaaacctttgaacttcttcatttAGGTCCCATAACTCTCAtgattaactcattaattcatactgtaatcatcatcataaaccacaatcatcaagactcatcttaatacacccattcatgacatacttatgggattccatcccaagagtaaccacatgaatgcacacaccaaatgtgcactcaagtcacaccattcataacagtatttgtttggaaaaataaacaaagaaaactgaATTGTGATAAAGACTTAATGAAAATATTTCAGTTTTTACCTGATAAAGATATGATTTACCCATGGATTGGGGGTACTTGATGAAGAAAGTAgtttaataaaatcaataagaagTCTTAGGGCTTTACAACCACAAGCATCACAGACCCATGTCCCATAAACCTCTGTTCTATTGTCCCATGTACCACTTAATACCATTCCTGCACGTGAGAAGTTGACAATTAGGAAAAGTCCTGGGATAACAATGATAGAAATCGATATACATGTTGTTACACCCCCGCATTATCATGACATGGATGTAGATTCACCCATGAATCCTATTGTTAGTCCCctgtaatgaaaaaaaaaagaaattgaaaagaTTAATTAAACCACTTGATAACACTATTGATGCACCCGGGGTTGATGTAACACCAATTCAAACAAGTCAATCCGTTAGCTAAATTCCTTTAGCAAAGCTGTAACAGCCCGGTCTAAGTGACTCggaaattcatatgaaaatacGAATTTCGATTCACTCTTCGGACTATAGAGAAAAGTctcctctaggatcgtcaacgttccattgataaagaaatataattaagaCAGAAAACAGTGCCAACGCGAAagaaacaagtcagcggaagttcttacgtacaactcgagagcctaatgGCCTCTAGATAAACTAAAGAAAATAAGCGAAAGCGAAAAGAAACCAACACAATCTCTTGTTACATGATTCGGAGTTATATCTACTCATAATCTTATTATAAAAAGGaaacatagtcttgatgattacgggttctaagtcgagtcCTTACTCcagtccccacctgcaatcaacctactagtagTCGTGtgacaacacgtagcaggttccaaagaacaatccAGTACACGTCAGGGACTTCATATAATTGTCAAACAGATTGAATGCAAGCAATGTGTTCATCCTAGCACGTATAGGCTTTAATGCATCAATTACTTGATAATTCCAATTTGTAACGTAGCCCGTTCTATTtaggtcgttcaagtataaatcaaatcctttttggaggaatacacttgggagagctaatcccaagacaaccaccgacctaagacgttgcccgtcctgtgcgAATCATcagaggtaaagtatgcatacccccatggtgaccgtaatgatccaaaactgtcatgggaacaataattataataatccaaaccaaaaagtTAACCCCTTTggtaacaaacacataaatcctcAACTTCCAAgtaacttctttcaaattatttgagatgtctaatccttatgtgatttacaatgccttgattagaaatgaaataaCACTACTTGCAGAatcacataaacagtatggtatAAGCGTGTACCTTCAAGCGTTGCAAACAAACGATGCTCAAGCACGACAGAAATTTCActtacaatgccttgattagaaatgaaataacactacttgcacaaccacataaacagtatggtataagcgtgtacctttaagcgttGCAAACAAACGATGCTCAAGCACGACAtaaatttcaccctcttatgaatcgaggtcctaaataacacacacaaaaggatcacgtattagaacgtatttacacatttaatccactccatactactaagatattactaagatttgataatttcaaatgttttcatccaattcccAATAGTtcaaaactttaaattttaaccagaaacttaaatggtcaattcggacagtttagaaaattcaaatggaaaatccgacttcgccactgcgtccggaacgtGCCAATTACCTTGaataccaaatttcataatttctaacattcaattactatttttaattattttaagcgtttaacgagtttttaacgcattgggtacataaaacaacaacggaacacgactaacgtttccggatcggcGCCAATACCGAGGCAGAAACTGCTGCTGCCCGGAAAtcctattattttattattattattatttattttttttatacatacattattcaaattattaacccttttaatctcatgacctaaataaatctaacaagacCAAATTCGCAActactaagataaaacaaacaagacaagtttttttttttctatcacataaccacttgatatttccacacatacattaatacacaaaaccccatcatcaaaacataaaagccatcaaataaaaagaaacatgctcatccacaagatccttcaagaaaacttaaaattttataaattatgataattaaattaaatacttaattctcttaacaaattaaaattttgtagagaatcataaaaccaatcacccttttaaatcaagacatatatataaatacaatccttcaagcaaatcaaagtttgctaaaggatttataaattcttggatgactacattacttgatccataccatttacatttcttctaacaaattgtaatttagttagaGGAATGTAGactataaaagaaatttatttaaatatcaatgtAAACTTAATTcctaattcttataacaaatttaaactttgttaaagaatatagatcgagaagttttttttttgaaagaaacataacttaatccttttaacaaattaaagtttattaaaggattattagagaagattatataaagaaaaatattcaatcctcctaaaagtcataggatatcatcatacataaaatataattcatcttagaaatcttatatatataatctataattaacaattcaactaaacttacccctttgatcaaaagattggatgaaACAACAACTTTTTTTCTTTGAGGTGCCGAAAACAAGAGAGCAAAGAGGgagatttttctgaattttttgttCACTTGAAAGTATAAATGTGAAGGATTATGGGATTAAAAGGCTATTAAGAAGGTAATTCACTTAATGTACCATAATGctcaattatgagaggagttacaagactcctcccatgatagcaccaaccggccaccccttcacCTCCcacaacataaatttttttttttgaattaattaattaattaagtaattgtctattttttttaaacagaaaagaaacgctaCGCGATAAAATGCGTTatcgttaaaatttaacttactttgtttcttataattatctatgtaaataatttaatttaacaatatctatttatttattttatttttaaaacctGATAaaatacggggtgttacaaaagcCAAGTATTCTAAAGCTT harbors:
- the LOC130801461 gene encoding elongation factor 1-alpha-like is translated as MGKEKIHISLVVIGHVDSGKSTTTGHLIYKLGGIDKRVIERFEKEAAEMNKRSFKYAWVLDKLKAERERGITIDIALWKFETNKYYCTVIDAPGHRDFIKNMITGTSQADCAILIIDSTTGGFEAGISKDGQTREHALLAFTLGVRQMICCCNKMDATTPKYSKARYDEIVKEVSSYLKKVGYNPDKIPFVPISGFEGDNMIERSTNVDWYKGPTLLEALDLINEPKRPSDKPLRLPLQDVYKIGGIGTVPVGRVETGILKPGMVVTFGPTGLTTEVKSVEMHHESLPEALPGDNVGFNVKNVAVKDLKRGYVASDSKNDPAKEAANFTAQVIIMNHPGQIGNGYAPVLDCHTSHIAVKFSELMTKIDRRSGKELEKEPKFLKNGDAGMVKMIPTKPMVVETFAEYSPLGRFAVRDMRQTVAVGVIKNVEKKEPTGAKVTKAAQKKK
- the LOC130801462 gene encoding elongation factor 1-alpha-like — translated: MNKRSFKYAWVLDKLKAERERGITIDIALWKFETNKYYCTVIDAPGHRDFIKNMITGTSQADCAILIIDSTTGGFEAGISKDGQTREHALLAFTLGVKQMICCCNKMDATTPKYSKARYDEIVKEVSSYLKKVGYNPDKIPFVPISGFEGDNMIERSTNLDWYKGPTLLEALDMINEPKRSSDKPLRLPLQDVYKIGGIGTVPVGRVETGVLKPGMVVTFRPTGLTTEVKSVEMHHETTEVKSVEMRHESPRGSPW